One Pecten maximus chromosome 16, xPecMax1.1, whole genome shotgun sequence DNA window includes the following coding sequences:
- the LOC117344782 gene encoding uncharacterized protein LOC117344782, with translation MEAKCIGLNCKTSLKYKYAVGDKRYSRYVQEWMKPLLEADGIATTDVGEAKMCPKCYTRYLSKRPRSEPMVDDSNTYESKKSNCNPVEEESVSICPTVDDLFFTPSSHRKCCLCLSYTEQTATIPEKARFQLILFHRIWVSKSARSCADHFIGKDLDPNFPITAAGREKLSLYLPDKHEEVINDLLRLSYQLGSGKTSFSFNLKNMDDQDCLAWTGWNMEQLQELHSRCAHLISSQCLSTEDCPLLFWVKLKTDISYTQLASLFNLHKSSVSRIFHNVAQSLEATVVPLYLGSEHISRENAINHNTAFTKTFFSDNVTFVLDGTYIYIGKSGDHEFQRKSYCGQTKRNYIKFMSVVFPDGYVLDTDGPFFGSENDATITKKILDGIESLNPLLQPEDHIIVDRGFRDVLKDISEVGYGHHMPSFLQPGKSQHDSLEANTD, from the coding sequence ATGGAAGCTAAATGCATTGGTTTAAACTGCAAAACctcattgaaatacaaatatgcaGTTGGCGATAAAAGATATTCTCGATATGTACAAGAATGGATGAAACCCCTGTTGGAAGCTGATGGTATTGCAACAACTGATGTTGGGGAGGCAAAGATGTGCCCAAAGTGTTATACTAGATATTTAAGCAAGCGTCCAAGGTCAGAGCCCATGGTAGATGACTCAAATACATATGAGTCTAAGAAGAGCAACTGCAATCCTGTTGAGGAAGAAAGTGTCTCAATCTGTCCTACGGTTGATGACCTCTTTTTCACTCCATCCTCCCACAGGAAATGTTGCCTTTGCCTTTCATATACTGAACAAACTGCCACAATTCCTGAAAAGGCTAGGTTCCAATTGATCTTGTTTCACAGGATATGGGTCTCTAAGTCTGCGAGATCATGCGCAGACCACTTTATTGGGAAAGACTTGGATCCTAATTTTCCAATTACTGCTGCTGGAAGGGAAAAGTTGTCACTCTATCTTCCAGATAAACATGAAGAGGTGATCAATGATCTTCTGAGATTATCGTACCAACTTGGTAGTGGAAAGACATCCTTTTCTTtcaatctgaaaaatatggATGACCAAGACTGTCTGGCTTGGACTGGGTGGAACATGGAGCAGCTGCAAGAGCTTCATAGCCGATGTGCACATCTAATATCTTCCCAGTGTTTGTCAACAGAAGATTGTCCTCTCTTGTTTTGGGTCAAACTCAAAACGGACATATCCTATACACAGTTGGCATCCCTATTCAACCTGCATAAATCCAGTGTCAGTAGAATATTCCACAATGTTGCTCAATCTCTCGAGGCAACAGTTGTTCCCTTGTATCTTGGATCTGAACATATTTCTAGAGAAAACGCCATCAACCATAACACTGCATTCACCAAGACTTTCTTTAGTGATAATGTCACATTTGTTTTAGATGGAACGTACATCTATATTGGAAAGAGTGGCGATCACGagtttcaaagaaaaagttaCTGCGGGCAGACAAAAAGAAACTATATTAAATTTATGAGTGTAGTTTTCCCAGATGGATACGTCTTGGACACGGATGGGCCATTTTTTGGGAGTGAAAATGACGCCACAATAACCAAGAAAATCCTTGACGGAATTGAAAGCCTGAATCCTCTCCTGCAGCCAGAGGACCATATCATCGTAGATCGTGGATTCAGGGATGTTCTGAAAGACATCTCTGAAGTGGGATATGGACATCACATGCCATCCTTTCTCCAGCCAGGAAAGAGCCAGCATGATTCTCTTGAAGCCAACACCGATTGA